Proteins from a single region of Apium graveolens cultivar Ventura chromosome 7, ASM990537v1, whole genome shotgun sequence:
- the LOC141672758 gene encoding uncharacterized protein LOC141672758 has protein sequence MMFLLIQVAYFAAAQSVRDSLIFYRNATYDFYEKVNVKQAYYLSMEFLQSENNDGSTHTDFIPQSEPAMSPAIERAVSGMSSPRYNSEFYKNAKVQDMSRSFGWAPFLALQS, from the exons ATG ATGTTTTTATTAATCCAAGTAGCATACTTTGCTGCTGCACAGAGTGTTCGTGATTCACTAATATTTTACCGGAATGCCACATATGATTTCTATGAAAAGGTGAATGTAAAGCAAGCATACTACTTGTCCATGGAATTTCTACAG TCAGAAAACAACGACGGATCAACACACACTGATTTTATACCTCAATCAGAACCAGCTATGAGCCCTGCCATTGAAAGAGCAGTTTCAGGAATGTCTTCTCCAAGATATAACTCTGAATTTTACAAGAATGCCAAG GTCCAGGATATGTCACGGTCATTCGGTTGGGCACCCTTTCTTGCTTTGCAGTCTTAA